A window of Kribbella sp. NBC_00382 genomic DNA:
CGCAAGGCGTTGATTCCTTGGGCTTCGGTGATCGTGACGCCGGCGGGCAACACTCCACCCGGGAAGATGACAGTGTCGACGTACGAGGCCTCACTCCCCGCGGGAGCGTCAGCATTCAAGGCGCTCGGCCCGAGCCCACTCGTCTTGTAGATCGGGGTGTCGGCGCCGATCCCCACACCGGTGGCGATCATCGGGTTCGCCTGACCGGCGGGCAGGGCCGGTACGACGGTGCCGGGCCGCGGCGGCTTCGGCCGATCCCACCAGCCGTCGGCGGTCGCAGTACCGGCAACAAAAGAAAGCGCTACGACGGCAACCCCAGCAACCAAACGCTTCTTCATCGGCTCATCACCTTGCTGTGCAGGGCGGTCACGGTGGCCCGGGCGGAGACCATCGCGCCGTGCTGCCAGGCGATGGTGTGGCTGAGGTGGTCGCCGGCGAAGTAGATGTTGCCGGTCGGTTCGAGCAGCTTCGCGTAGACGCCGTCGGTCTGCGACGGCCAGCCGACCCACGAACCGCGCGAGTACTCCGTACCCGCCCAGTCCACCGAGAACGACGCCTTCACGTCCTTGCCGTAGCCGTCACCGTGAATTTTGATGCCCTGGGCAATGGCTCGCTCGAGCCGAGCGGCCGGGCTGAGCGCACCGTACGCCGTGGCGTTGGCGCCCGTGTTGTAGTAGCCGATCATCGTTCCGCGCTCGCCGTGGAAGCCGGTCGACGGGTACCACATGTTCACCAGGTCGAGGTTGCTGTTCGTGATCCCGCCGTAGATCCGGTGGTCGAGCTCCCACCAGCGTCGCCCGTACTCGATCCCGATCTTGCCCGCGTTGGTCGGCCTCGCGTACTGCAGCGCGGTGATGATCTCGGCCGGCAGGTTCGACGGCACGGTCGCCGCGATGTGCGGCGGCAACGCGCAGATCGCATAGTCCGCCTTGAGTTCCCGTGGCTTGCCGCCGCTGCTGTAGATCACCGAGACGCCGGCCGACGTGTTGCGCAACCCGAGCACCTTGGCGCCGTACACGAACTTCTCCCGGCCGATCGCCCGCTCGAACGCGTACGGGATCCGGTCCATCCCGCCGACCGGCTGGAACATCATCATCGCCTGGTCCCAGCCGAACTCGAACGAGAAGTAGTTGCCGACCCCGCTCGCGAGCACATCGCTCAGCCCGTACGGCGCTGCGGTACGCCCACCCTCCAACCCGGCGCCAGGTTCGACCTCGTACCCCCGCCGCCCATCGGTGCCCGTGTAGGCGAACCCGGCCGCTTTGTTGCCAATGGCACCAAAACTGCCGAGGAAACCGATCAGCGCCTCCTTGTCGGTCGCCGTCAACAGGCCGTCGAGCGCACCCTGGTCGGTCGCCTTGGCGAGCAACTCGGAGACGTACCCGTAGACGTCGGCCTTCGCGGTCCGATGCCGGATCGCCTTGTTCGAAAGAGAAGTGGTGCCTTCGCGATAGAGGTAGGCGTCGGCGTTCTGGTTCACGAACGGCTCGACCGCGACGCCGAGTTCGCGACAGTAGTCCAGCGTTACGTGATGCTGCGGGATCCGGCCGGGCCCGGCGTTCATGTACTGCCCCTTGGAGAACTTGGCCCGTTGCGTGTTGCCGTGCAGGTCCTTCTCCTCGGTGCCGCCGCGGACCGTCCAGTTCCGCCCACCCGGCCGCTGGCGGGCCTCCAGCAGCGTCACCTTGTAGCCGGCCTTGCCGAGTTCGTACGCCGAGGTCAGCCCGGAGATCCCGGCGCCGAGGATGACGATGTGCTTCTTGCCGCGTCCGTTCAGGTCAGTGCGCGTCGGCGCCGCGAAGGCCGGGGTCTCCGCGGCGGTGGTCAGGCCGAGCGCGCCCATCGTCGAGTACAAGACACCGGCGCCACCGGTGATACCGACCTGTTGCAGGAACTGCCGTCGGGTTTGGGGCATGTGCGAACTCCTCACTAGGCGGGTGGGGTTGCCTAGAAAGGTAAGGACAAAGTGTTTCCCGCCCGTATCCGCGCTGTGAGAATTTGGCGGCGATCGCGACAGTAATGTTTCGTATTAACGACCCTGTGGCCGCGGCGGGTCTGCTCTGTTACTTGGCGAGCTGCGCCTGAAGGGCTTTCGCTGCTGATGAGATCTGCGCGTAGACGCCGGGGTAGCCGCTTTCGGCGCAGCCCTTGCCCCACGAGACGGTGCCGAGCAGGCGGCCGTTGAGGACGAGCGGGCCGCCGGAGTCGCCTTGGCAGGCGTCGCGGCCGCCTTCGACATAGCCCGCGCAGATGTTCGTCGCGGCGGCGTAGCCGTTGGCTGTGT
This region includes:
- a CDS encoding Rid family hydrolase, with protein sequence MKKRLVAGVAVVALSFVAGTATADGWWDRPKPPRPGTVVPALPAGQANPMIATGVGIGADTPIYKTSGLGPSALNADAPAGSEASYVDTVIFPGGVLPAGVTITEAQGINALRRIGENLKAVGLSYSDVYTMRVFLQNPLGAPAADFAGWNRAYRQYFANTDLTTGKFVPVPLGTAAPAKPFVVNKSRPSRFALEIENLPVTGWLVEVEVDAAYPKR
- a CDS encoding FAD-dependent oxidoreductase, producing MPQTRRQFLQQVGITGGAGVLYSTMGALGLTTAAETPAFAAPTRTDLNGRGKKHIVILGAGISGLTSAYELGKAGYKVTLLEARQRPGGRNWTVRGGTEEKDLHGNTQRAKFSKGQYMNAGPGRIPQHHVTLDYCRELGVAVEPFVNQNADAYLYREGTTSLSNKAIRHRTAKADVYGYVSELLAKATDQGALDGLLTATDKEALIGFLGSFGAIGNKAAGFAYTGTDGRRGYEVEPGAGLEGGRTAAPYGLSDVLASGVGNYFSFEFGWDQAMMMFQPVGGMDRIPYAFERAIGREKFVYGAKVLGLRNTSAGVSVIYSSGGKPRELKADYAICALPPHIAATVPSNLPAEIITALQYARPTNAGKIGIEYGRRWWELDHRIYGGITNSNLDLVNMWYPSTGFHGERGTMIGYYNTGANATAYGALSPAARLERAIAQGIKIHGDGYGKDVKASFSVDWAGTEYSRGSWVGWPSQTDGVYAKLLEPTGNIYFAGDHLSHTIAWQHGAMVSARATVTALHSKVMSR